A stretch of Lathyrus oleraceus cultivar Zhongwan6 chromosome 6, CAAS_Psat_ZW6_1.0, whole genome shotgun sequence DNA encodes these proteins:
- the LOC127093472 gene encoding uncharacterized protein LOC127093472 — protein MRTGLKNNIAYSFFDPEIGVLKDMIALITPDHVGMFRESYGGILKMVFRLTDCDRSAIHTLLQFYDPGLRCFVFPDYLLGPLMEDYVSILGIQIRDQIPFHVTRAEPDVLGISRALYLSPEMVKEGLKEKGKLPGFHLSFLEANAKEHAAVGNWKTVCALIAVSIYGIVLFPNQKNFVDHNAIRLFMQRNPIPTLIGDVYYSVHNRNEKRRGGLVRCCSQLLFRWFMGYLPSRGAFVQIDPSVKWSFRLMGLRADDIAWTHNGLAGQDFICSCGSLPNVPLVGVQGCINYNPMLLRRQMGFAIEGPPLGREIQESFYFPIDGNQTKLRQVLDEWRDIQRRGKVPYGKVNCRYFPLFEDWLRKRIESTFLPFPGGDSVCPRIEGPSSSVSMDEFLEVKRERDQLLAEKTELEMSVARVQRANQELKAKMEDQDKRHALETKRFEMDTAYYGKVSQALASSAKEHDITKEKLFRASKVIEDVKRRQILVRDQRDERARVLAAEWEAEKAKIRAERDHYMAERDHYFRQMKIHQKEVGRLQQENIELRFAAEFARMEGEIRPSAGPSSS, from the coding sequence atgaggaccggtttgaagaacaacattgcttacagtttctttgatccagagattggtgtgctcaaggatatgatagcattgattactcctgaccatgtgggaatgtttagagagtcatacggcggtattctgaagatggttttcagactcactgactgcgacaggagcgccatccacactcttcttcagttctatgaccctgggttgaggtgtttcgtttttccagactatctgttggggcctctgatggaggattatgtcagcatcctgggtattcagatccgtgatcagattccttttcatgtcaccagagcagagccggatgtccttggaatttcacgtgctctttatttgagtccggaaatggtcaaggaaggtttgaaggaaaaaggaaagctacccgggtttcatttgagtttcttggaggccaatgccaaggaacatgctgctgtgggtaactggaagacggtctgtgctctgattgctgtgagcatttatgggattgtgttgtttcctaaccagaagaattttgtggaccataatgctatcagattgtttatgcagagaaaccctattcctaccctgattggagatgtctactattcggtgcataacaggaatgagaagaggcgtgggggtcTGGTTAGATGCTGCTCTCAGTTGCTCTTTagatggttcatggggtatttgccttcccgaggtgcgTTTGTTCAGATTGACCCtagtgtcaagtggtccttccgattgatgggtctgcgggctgatgacattgcttggactcataatggtttagCTGGTCAGGACTTCATATGTagttgtgggagtttacctaatgtgcctttggtgggagttcagggttgcattaattacaacccgatgcttctccggagacagatggggtttgctatagagggtcctcctctcgggcgagagattcaggagtccttctatttcccgattgatggtaaccagaccaagttgaggcaggtattggacgaatggcgagatatccagaggaggggtaaggttccttatggcaaagtcaactgccggtattttccactatttgaggattggttgcggaagaggattgagtcTACATTTCTACCGTTCCCTGGAGGTGACTCAGTGTGTCCtaggattgagggtccaagttcttctgtcagcatggatGAGTTCTTAGAGGTGAAGCGGGAACGAGATCAGCTACTTGCAGAGAagacggaattggagatgagtgtcgctcggGTTCAGAGAGCTAATCAGGAGCTCAAAGCaaagatggaagatcaggataagcgGCATGCTTTGGAGACCAAGCGATTTGAGATGGATACggcctactatgggaaggttagtcaggctttggcatcttcagCAAAGGAGCATGATATCACTaaggagaagctgttcagagcatcaaAGGTGATAGAAGATGtgaagaggaggcaaatcctagtcagggatcagagggatgagagagccagagtcctcgctgcagagtgggaggcggagaaagcaaagatcagggccgagagagatcattacatggcagagagagaccactacttcagacagatgaagattcatcagaaggaagttggaagactacagcaggagaacatagagctcaggttcgccgcagagttcgcaagGATGGAAGGCGAGATAAGGCCATCTGCgggaccctcatccagttag